GCCCAATTGTAAGTGCTTGTtgattctcttcctttttttgtgtgtggcaTGGCATTGTTAGTGAGATGTGTACTGTATTCAATTGGTTTATCAGAATAGTAAGTAAAGAAATGTTTACTGTCACAATGTGAACATCCCACTCAGTTGAAATTCTGTGCAATTGCTGACATCGTTTAAAGATTTGTAAGTGTTTTAGCTAATAAAGAGCAGATGGTCCAGCTTTGCTTACGGTTATCTATGCGGAGCATGGGTATGTATGCAGCTTGGCTATCCTGAATCAATTCCTTTTGCAGTGTCTGGTTCTAGCACCTACTAGAGAGTTGGCCCAGCAAGTGCAGCAGGTGGCTGATGATTATGGGAAGTGTTCAAGACTGAAGAGTACCTGCATATATGGAGGAGCACCCAAAGGTCCCCAAATCAGAGATCTAGAAAGaggtaattttaaaacaggTGTTTGTAGTTTCTGGAGGAGGTCGTATTGTAAAATCTCTGTAAAAATAACATGatctttttaaaacctgtttggAAGGGGGTGTGCATGAATGACTGGCTGTCTGTTTCTCCAGTTACAATGATGGTTCATGAGGTGGTTCTCTTCTTTGTTGTATAGTGACATATTTGGATATTAGACttcctttctattttctctttgaaCTTCCCACTTGTGAATATCATCAGGACctaggaaggggaaaagggaacTTACTGGAAAGAGAACACATTATTTTGAGGAAATGTAGTAGCAGCAAACTTAAGGAATGATTTTTCTTAAGCCAGATTGCTAGTTTTCTGCCTAGGCTTGTATAATCAAACTTAATTTTTGAATGCACAGAAGCTTCTTTACACAGTGcattttggggtattttttattgttcttaaGCACTAAGCTCTCTTTCTTTTAACATACTCCATAATGTTCTGTAACTGCCTTTCTGTAAATAGTAAGGGGCTGAGGTTGAGGATGATGCAGAACCATGGTTCTACAGCAACCGCTGTAACACAGTAGTATTCAAGTGACCTAACCTTCATTTCAGGGGCTAGTTACATGTAATTTCAAATGTAGGAATGTGCTGATGGCTTTCATCTTcactacattaaaaaattgtaatgGAATTACGTGTAAAGATGTAAAAAGTACTGTCAGGGTAAGCTTATATATACATTTCTATTCAAGAAATGAGAACATTTTACTTACCACTGCAGTTCTCAAGAGTCATTATTAAAAACTGCAGTAATGGTATAAAGGCATGCATGGTAGAAGACTGCAGCATAGCTGTGTTCAAGAAAATGGTAGTGCATTCCAATTCAAAAGTAGCATCTTCAATGGAAGAGTCAGAGTTTACATGAAGAGACCTTGGGAGTATCAGCGTGGTGGGTTTTTGCACACCTTTCTTGGGTGCTGTAAAATAGGTATTTTGCTTATGAAGAAAACCCTTGAGGATGTGGGGAGGTTCAGTGCTTTCAGTCCTTTCAGGTGTTACTGTCTTTGGATGATTGCTTAgtattttctgcagcaaagaTTGTTGAACAGatagaaaaagaatttttttccctcagttgTGATACTTGGGGTATttagtaaattaattttggagGAGTACATCATTGACAGCAGAGACTGTAGTTTATTCAGTCTCCCTGGCAGACAAATGGCTCTGTTAGAAATTGAATTCTTGCATGAGCTTTATAGAAACTAGAAGTTTGCCCAGCTTTCTCGGCTCTGGGGAGGCCAAGTtgacacagacaaaaaaagatcTGGGTTGCCACAGAATACTCTGCATCTGTAAGTGTAGTATCAAGaaagttgttggggttttgctttttttttcaccctgctGCTTGCCTAAACTTACCTATTCACTGGACATTACGGTGACACAGAAGGACTCGCCTGTAAGAAGATCTGGGAATTGATGGAAACCAGTTCCTCCTTTTAAGGAATGTATAAATTGCCATACCTGATACTAGTTTATGAATATTTGAATTCCATTTGTATGCTAACAATACGGGCAGGATGGTTGTCTGTCACTGTTGGTGCATAATTACTCAGTATTAAAGCCCGTGCTTTGGCTTTatatattctaaaaaaaaaaggtagaagtGGAAGTAATTTGACCTGTATAGCCAGAGAAGCACTTCATGTTTGATTAGTGGGGAGTTTGGCTGGAGTTCACTCTCTAGATTTCTAGAGAGCTCTCTAGACTGCATAATTCTGGATGAAGGTGGGTCAGGCTTGAGTAGAAGCTTATTTTATTGCTGATTTTTGGACAGCCCTTCACTGGTGTTTTCTGACAATAAGCTTTTAGCTTCTATACTGCATTTATTATTCTAATGGCACTGTAGCAGTAATTtcagaatgggaaaaaatactaaaagaaaCTAGGGCTTCTACTGAAATGACTCAATCTTGGGTACGAATGAgggtggtgctttttttttttttaaacaattttgcTCTGGAAGGTGATTCATTCTGACTAAAAATACCAATTGACATTCAAATGCAGAGCCTTACTCTTTTCCCTTATTCTGTTTTGAAGGTGTTGAGATCTGCATTGCTACACCAGGTCGCTTGATTGACTTCCTTGAGGCAGGAAAGACCAACCTTCGTCGGTGTACATACCTGGTGCTAGATGAAGCGGACAGGATGTTGGACATGGGATTTGAACCCCAAATTCGTAAAATTGTTGACCAGATAAGGGTGCGTGAACCTTGTAAAAGGACAGCCTCCTTTGGTTTTCCATTTGAAGTCCAGTACCTTAAATAAATCCGTTTTCCCATTTTCTTAGCCTGATAGACAGACTCTGATGTGGAGTGCCACCTGGCCAAAAGAAGTGCGCCAGCTTGCTGAGGATTTCTTGCAGGACTATGTTCAGATCAACGTGGGAAACTTGGAGCTGAGTGCCAACCACAATATCCTGCAGATAGTGGATGTGTGCATGGAAAGCGAGAAAGACCATAAGTAAGCTGGTTTACCTACCATTTCACTTTATTTAGGTTGTACTTAAAAATCCAGATTGCTTTGTAAGCCAACTGTGAATTCCAAATAGTGAAATTACTTGTATTATTTGAGTGTTACAAAGCCAGTCCTGTCATTAACAAATCTGTTGGGTATATTCTAACCATACCTTTATACAACAGACCTAAATTCTGTGTGAGACTGACTTATTTATGTGGATGCCTATTGTATATGCTTTCAATGTAAGCTGAGAGTGTGCTCCTATATTCTTGTATATGGAGATACACATATTAGCTCTCATGTCTATTTTAGACTGATACAACTGATGGAAGAAATtatggcagagaaagaaaacaagactaTCATCTTTGTGGAGACAAAGAGGCGATGTGATGATCTCACTCGAAGGATGCGCAGAGATGGGTGATTagttccccctccctccccttgtTTCTAATGGGAAACAGAAATTGTAATCAAAAGCAGTAAGGTTTAAATGTTCATGATGCTGTTGTTGGGAACAACTTGTCCATTCTTTTCTTGGCTGAATTCAGTCTTAGTTTCCCAGAACATTCCAGTCCATCAAAGAAAGCATTAGTGCAAGATGGTATATTTAAGTTGTGCTTCTTTTAGTGTATCAGAATTCCAGTACGCTGATTGGAACTGTATCAATGTAGCGAATGTGATTTGGTTGAGATGGTTGTTTATCGAGGTAGTGCGTTTAACATGCAAGAAACAAACCAGTAGACATGCTGGGTAGATCCAGGCCAGAGGgaataaaatacttcatgtctttcattttttgcttttttaccaAAATGCCAATAAAGCTTCCTGTTGCTTTTAATGTATGTACTTTCTGTCTATACTAATGTGCATCTCTATTTGGCAGTTGGCCAGCTATGTGTATCCATGGAGACAAGAGTCAGCCGGAAAGAGATTGGGTGCTTAATGGTGAGTCCATCACACAGAGGAGAATAACTCAGGCTGCTGTACGTAATTCACAGAGACATACTTTTCTctggtggtgtgtgtgttttggtttgggtttttttttttgtctctacCCAATAGATAAGTTTCAAAAGAACTTCCTTTGCCTTTGTACTGTTAATTGCAGTACTTGTATttgcaacttttaaaattctttttgtgaaaaatgCAGTGGGAAAATTGCTTAACCCAGAGCGCTGGATTTTGAAAAATAGCACATTATATGCTGACTTACTGGGGTTTCTGAAATTGACCCATCTGACCTAGATTCTCAAAAATGAGCACTTACTGTAAATCAAATTCAGGTAACtttatctttttgaaaaatcttactTCATAGCATGCTTTGTTTTACAGAGTTTCGTTCTGGAAAGGCTCCTATCCTCATTGCTACCGACGTTGCATCTCGTGGGCTAGGTTTGTACACATAGACCACTCTTGCCTACTGctgcatatttttcttctttggactgaaatatgttttcttttaaaaaaaaaattcaaagcgTGATTTTCCCCCACATGTGAAATAcgtttttttaacattaatcttttttttttctttcatattcaAAGTCTCTTCCTGCTCCTAATGAACAGGCTTTGGTCTGCAGCAAGGCCTAGGCATGACCAATCGATCGCCAAGAGGGAGAAGAGACGTCCAATTATGCAACCCAACCCTTCCACCACACTCACTTCTTCCCCAAACCCAGCTTTTGTTGCTGGGTGATAGGGATGGATTGCTCTCAGTTCAGAGCGTGTCAGATAAAGTTCAAGTAGGAAGCTGTGGGAGAGCATTTCAACAGCAAATAGCTAATATTCTCCCCATATGACACACCACAGATTTGAACATACCAACCCCAGTGTACACGCATGTTTACCCCACAGATGTATTCGCATCTGAGAAAGCACTGCTCCAGATCTTTAGTCTTGACATGTAACCTTCCCTCCTCTGTGTTCCTTCTAGGCAGGACCACTGAGATTACATATGGCCTTTACCATCATGTTACCCAAACGTGTAATTGAAACAAAATCGCACAGCTCTGTTCTAGTGGTATGGAAATGATCTGTCTGGATGCATCAGTTGTGCCCCCTGTTTTAATGCGCATATTTGTATTGTGAAACACTGTGCTAAGCACAGTCCTTCTATATCTGCCCACCCTAGAAGAGGAAGATGGCTTCTGAGGTGCTCGGAGGTTAATAACAGACACTGAATACTCCGCTTTCCCCGAGTCTGATAGAAGATAAACTACTTGGGGGTCAGTGTCTCATTGTAGTAAATTTTAGACAAAATTCCTGCAAATCAGTGCAGATAAGCCTAGAGAAATCTCTAGTTTGTTAAAAATCTTGGTTATCTGagctcttttggtttttttcatgtgctgaaagggtggctgtgctgtgcatcaTATGGTCACTTTAATACAGGCAGACCATTACTAGACTTGGCAGCCTTTGTTCACACAACCTtcacccctccttcccctcccccctcaaAAAATGTCCAACACTTCCTCAGAGAGGTGATTATATGGACTTCAGTCTCTGCCCTCTAGGGTCATGTCTGGACCTGTGCAGTTAGAACTTGGGCCTGTTGGGAGAAGGGACTGAGGCCTGAAACCAGTTTGTATGAAAGAGAGCTGCTTTCTCtagcagcattttttaaacaggCTTGCTATGTGCTGGTAGCTTCTTTGTGCATCTTGCCTAGACATTTAAAACAGCCTcacccccctcaaaaaaacacTCCCCTCAAAACTACTTAATTGGATAACACTTCAGAAAAGTCTCCCCACTTCCCATCATCCACTTCACCTGAGCTAAGGGGGAAAGGTACCAGAGTCTGTTTCTTGTTACTGAACAACATCTCTGCTTGTTTTGGGGCCCTGAGTTTGCTGCTTCTTAAAATAAGTCACTTAACTGGCAAACTTCTGGACGACTTCCTCCAAGATCCTGGAAAGTGAAGGCTTCTACCTAAATAACATAAAACAGGGGCGCGCGCCTTTTGGCTGAGTCACCAGGGCTTTCCCTCTTCCTAATGGAACATTGGTTTCAAAAAAGCTTCTTCCAGGTAAGTTCTGAGTCCCGTAATGACTTCTTTGTGATAATTCCCTGGAGTGAGGTCCTCTCTCTGCACtgatatatatattatttttttttaccttttttttttttgtttagtattAAACTAAAAACattgaatttgttttgttttgttttctttaacagaagCTTTGATATCAGCTGCAGATCATTCTCAGTGCAGGGGTGGGGGCACATCTACATTGATGGTCTGAACAGCTCTCTAGACTAGCATGTTTGCTAGTTTATATCTCTCCTGATTAATAATTGGAGACTGTGCCATAGAGTATTCTGATGGTCTGACAAAGGGAATGTTTCCCAGGTAGCTGTCAAAAATGATTTACAGTTTCAAATCTTGATCCTGCTACATTATCTTCTAAAAGCGCAGGAAGATGGGGAGTGTGCGCAAACACTTGGAGCATGCTAGACTGGAGAAGCAGAGTCTTGTACTTGCTCTGGTCTCTTCTTCAGCGAGCTGTGTGCTCTACCAGGACCACTTTCTAGTCTGGAAAACACCCttgcattttcctcttcctgcctTCCCattcttccccctcttccccagTCAAATCAGTTCCATCTGCATTGGTAGCCACAATTCCCTGTGCTTTCTGCCAGGAAAGCACGTCCTTATATCCTCTGTGATAATTCAAGTTACTTTGCTACTGATGGATTTGCAAAACGGGACTGACTGAACATCACGTAGCCTGCAGCTTGTCAGACTAGTTACACCCTGGCTGTGAAGATGCAATCTGTCATACGTACTCGTTTCTTTACTtcactttccctttttaaaaaaacctgttgcaTCAAGGACCCTAGCTGGAGACTCGCGCAGCCCCCTGTGAAACCTGCCTTCTCACTCCCTTTTTTTGGTGTGATTCAGGACTTTGGAGTCAGCAAAGACTGAGGAGCCCCCCCTTTGCTGTAATAAGAAACAGACATAAAGTCCCCCTCTTGTCACTACAACcctcttgtttttatttttcctgcaacCCCTCTGAAATTGATGCAGTCTGGGCAATAGATGCAGTCTGACCCTTTGGATGTAATTTTtgtatcttcatttttttgacAATTGCCCCCAAGAACCCCAAATAGGGGACAAAAAGCGTTGGAGGACCTGAAACTTTTACCTGAACCCAGGTTCTCCGGCGCTTCACAACCAAATGGGGCTACAGAGAAGCATCTAAGCCAGTTCACAGAGCGAGCGTGTGTGGGGACTTCTCGCTGCCACGGACCCTTGATGCATGCTCCCCGCGCTCCAGTGGTCCCGTGTCAGAGGGCGGAGTTTTCGAAAGGAGGCCgccaaaaataaaaggcaaagagaCGGGATCGGCTGCAGCGGTTTCCCACAGGAGGAGGGAGTGTGCATCGGTCTGGTAACAAACAGAGAATGTTTCTctctttaaaacaacaaaacaaaaaaaaggaaaggaaatcacaaaaatctgtgttttatcttggatattttcataatattcttcttaaaatgcagattttaaattattttttttatgagctGTTAGGGCACTTACTGTAATaccatgctttttaaaaatactgtatactGTAGCAAATAGGTGCTTTCGGTACTTGAGCTGCTTTTACTAAGTGTTACACTAACagttcctttgtttctgtccaGTAAGTTTACAAAGTCTGTCTTCCCATAAGGCACGCAGTTCTGATCTCCTAAATTTGAGTAATATTTTGTGTACAAAGCAACTTTGATAATTTCATTTCCTGCTTCCATCTGACACTGAAAGTAGGGAATTGCTAATGGAATTCAGGATTGCCCAAATTACAAAAGCTTGCCAGAACTGGATGGAACAGCATGGTGAAATGTTAGTGCAATGCGTTCTGGTGATAACTACAAAGCTGAGTTAAGATACTGTAGgtctgaataatttttaatgagtTGGCTGAATAATACTAATGTAATTGGAGTGCCTTAAGCCTTAGGCTAGGGAAGGTAGTTCACTGTATTTTATTAGGActgtaaaagtaaatatttttaagattgccttttatttcatgttaCGGAGTGGAAGGTAAGTGAtcttattactgttattatttgtTAGACTTCTCCCAACAGAGTAAAAGCTTTACCGCGGCAGTTCTGCTCTTCTTCCACCTCAGTTTGCTCTGTCTGACTTTGCAGATTgttagttggtttttttaaaaaaaggagtacAAAATTCAATTAGCTTATTCACAAGCATTGGTGTCTTTGACACAGGAAGACAGAGGAATGCATTCCGGGGAGGATGAATTTGAGTGCAGGGCAAAACTGCTTTCAAATTACCCCTGTTTTTCAGGACACTGATCTTTGTTCCTGATGATCTTAAATTTGAGTCTTCTACTCTTTTGGGATGAGTCTGTCTTGTATTTATTCCGTGCAATTActaactttgtatttttttttcttattactgtCACCTGCATTCGTGCTCCCCACCTTTCGTTGGCACGTCCtctcttcttctcccctttcctcAACCCTACCCCTTCACTGTGCTTCGCACCTGGGCACTTCACAAGACGTGGAAGATGTTAAATTTGTGATAAACTACGACTATCCGAACAGCTCTGAAGATTATGTGCACCGTATTGGTCGTACCGCACGTAGTACCAACAAAGGTACTGCCTACACCTTCTTCACACCAGGAAACCTGAAACAAGCCAGGGAGCTTATCAAAGTGTTGGAAGAAGCCAATCAAGCCATCAATCCAAAACTGATGCAGCTTGTGGAccacagaggaggaggaggtggtggtggaggtaAAGGCACGTGGGAAAAGGGCTACAGGAGGAATAGGTTCCCCATTTTGAGGGAGGGAAGGTTAAAAGAGGGCAGGGAGGTAGTAGGTGCAAGTTTAAGGTAATGAACAGATTAGTAATAAAGCTGGTTTGTATCCGAGGTCTCAATATGTTACTTAATTTATCTCTGTCCAGCAGAGAGGTAGTCCGCTTTTACCTTGGCTgtagattacttttttttctcctgataaGGTCCTTGGAGCTAATTTTGgttgaattaattccttgcagCTCCTACCTAAGCATGGGCAGCCggatgtgtgtgcatgcacgtgCAAAATTGAAATCAGTGAAGGGATACACTGATGTTATCTTCAGGGACTGAGACTTTTTCCTTTCGTTCCCTGAAGGACTAATAAGTTTCCTTATATTTGCAAGTTAGTCCTgaatttcttctatttctttgtcTCCAAGCTCATGCGTTAAGAACGCTTTTTGAACTTTGCATTTACACCTTGAACGAAATGAAGAGGTGTATAtgcacagctgtgcagggaagTTCTAGACAGTCAAAAGAACTTGCTGCTTGTGGGCAAGATTTTGGATGTAGAAGGGGGAGAAAGGGTGGCATAATTGTACCAGAGTTCATTGTTTAAGACTTGTTCACGGTACTAAATCTTAATATATCCATCGCCAGGAGGTCGTTCTCGTTACCGAACGAGCAGTTCAGTAAACAACCCTAACCTGATGTACCAGGAGGAGTGTGACAGGAGGCTCCGGGGAGTGAAAGAGGGCCGGAGAGACTCAGGTGGCTTCAGAGACCGTGAGCGTGGTGACAGTTATGCCAACGGAGCCAACAAGACCTATGGCAGTGCCTACGGGAgcccaaattctgcttttgggGCAGCACAGAGCCAGTATGGTTACACTCAAGGGAGCTATGGAGCAGCTGCCTATGGCACGAGTGGCTATGGCACTGCAGAGTACAGTGCTAGTGGCTATGGtgccagcaccacagctgccaccGCTGGGAGAACCTCACA
The Falco peregrinus isolate bFalPer1 chromosome 6, bFalPer1.pri, whole genome shotgun sequence genome window above contains:
- the DDX17 gene encoding probable ATP-dependent RNA helicase DDX17 isoform X1; the protein is MRGFGDRGRDRDRGGFGASRGGPLPPKKFGNPGERLRKKKWDLNELPKFEKNFYVEHPEVARLTPYEVEELRRKKEITIRGMEGCPKPVFAFHQCSFPQYVMDALMDQNFTEPTPIQCQGFPLALSGRDMVGIAQTGSGKTLAYLLPAIVHINHQPYLERGDGPICLVLAPTRELAQQVQQVADDYGKCSRLKSTCIYGGAPKGPQIRDLERGVEICIATPGRLIDFLEAGKTNLRRCTYLVLDEADRMLDMGFEPQIRKIVDQIRPDRQTLMWSATWPKEVRQLAEDFLQDYVQINVGNLELSANHNILQIVDVCMESEKDHKLIQLMEEIMAEKENKTIIFVETKRRCDDLTRRMRRDGWPAMCIHGDKSQPERDWVLNEFRSGKAPILIATDVASRGLDVEDVKFVINYDYPNSSEDYVHRIGRTARSTNKGTAYTFFTPGNLKQARELIKVLEEANQAINPKLMQLVDHRGGGGGGGGGRSRYRTSSSVNNPNLMYQEECDRRLRGVKEGRRDSGGFRDRERGDSYANGANKTYGSAYGSPNSAFGAAQSQYGYTQGSYGAAAYGTSGYGTAEYSASGYGASTTAATAGRTSQSTTQQQYAGMVGRSGQQPQPLMSQQFPQPPATNVMGYMGQTATYQYPPPPPPPPPSRK
- the DDX17 gene encoding probable ATP-dependent RNA helicase DDX17 isoform X2; translation: MEGCPKPVFAFHQCSFPQYVMDALMDQNFTEPTPIQCQGFPLALSGRDMVGIAQTGSGKTLAYLLPAIVHINHQPYLERGDGPICLVLAPTRELAQQVQQVADDYGKCSRLKSTCIYGGAPKGPQIRDLERGVEICIATPGRLIDFLEAGKTNLRRCTYLVLDEADRMLDMGFEPQIRKIVDQIRPDRQTLMWSATWPKEVRQLAEDFLQDYVQINVGNLELSANHNILQIVDVCMESEKDHKLIQLMEEIMAEKENKTIIFVETKRRCDDLTRRMRRDGWPAMCIHGDKSQPERDWVLNEFRSGKAPILIATDVASRGLDVEDVKFVINYDYPNSSEDYVHRIGRTARSTNKGTAYTFFTPGNLKQARELIKVLEEANQAINPKLMQLVDHRGGGGGGGGGRSRYRTSSSVNNPNLMYQEECDRRLRGVKEGRRDSGGFRDRERGDSYANGANKTYGSAYGSPNSAFGAAQSQYGYTQGSYGAAAYGTSGYGTAEYSASGYGASTTAATAGRTSQSTTQQQYAGMVGRSGQQPQPLMSQQFPQPPATNVMGYMGQTATYQYPPPPPPPPPSRK